One window from the genome of Sulfurimonas hongkongensis encodes:
- a CDS encoding thiamine pyrophosphate-dependent enzyme: protein MSEMKKIKNLKEFSTSADRFEGANLLCPGCAHSIIVREVLNATNDDLVLSASTGCLEVCTAVYPYTSWDASWIHIGFENGSTAVAGAEAMYKALKRKGRLKQPERNPKFVSFAGDGASYDIGFQWISGCMERGHNMMHIVLDNEVYANTGGQRSSSTPIGASATTSPAGRVSYGEKRNKKDMVSIMASHHIPYSAQVSPNKWKDMVKKIQHGFAVDGPVFINAASPCTTEWKFDPKDTMTIADLATDSLVFPLYEIIDGKELNITYRPKNIVPVEDYLAAQGRFKHLFKDEYKYLIKEWQERIDDNWAYLQRREEARV, encoded by the coding sequence AAAGAGTTCTCAACATCAGCAGATCGCTTTGAGGGTGCTAACCTTTTATGCCCTGGTTGTGCACACTCTATTATCGTTCGTGAAGTTTTAAATGCAACGAATGATGACTTAGTTCTTTCAGCTTCAACAGGCTGTTTAGAAGTTTGTACGGCAGTTTATCCATATACATCTTGGGATGCTTCATGGATTCATATTGGTTTTGAAAATGGCTCTACAGCGGTAGCTGGAGCTGAGGCTATGTACAAGGCTCTTAAGAGAAAAGGCCGTCTAAAGCAACCAGAACGTAACCCTAAATTTGTATCTTTTGCAGGTGATGGTGCATCTTATGATATTGGTTTTCAGTGGATCTCTGGATGTATGGAGAGAGGTCACAATATGATGCATATCGTACTTGACAATGAAGTCTATGCAAACACAGGTGGACAAAGATCATCTTCAACTCCAATAGGTGCTAGTGCTACTACTTCACCTGCTGGTCGTGTAAGTTATGGTGAGAAAAGAAACAAAAAAGATATGGTCTCTATCATGGCATCACACCATATCCCATACTCTGCACAAGTCTCTCCAAACAAATGGAAAGATATGGTTAAAAAAATCCAACACGGTTTTGCAGTTGATGGTCCAGTATTTATAAATGCTGCATCACCATGTACGACAGAGTGGAAGTTTGATCCTAAAGATACTATGACTATAGCTGACTTAGCAACTGACTCACTAGTTTTCCCTCTATATGAGATCATAGATGGTAAAGAGTTAAACATCACATACAGACCTAAAAACATAGTTCCAGTAGAGGATTATCTAGCTGCACAAGGTCGTTTTAAGCACCTTTTTAAAGATGAGTATAAGTACTTAATCAAAGAGTGGCAAGAGCGTATCGACGATAACTGGGCTTATCTACAACGTCGCGAAGAAGCTAGAGTTTAA